In Brachypodium distachyon strain Bd21 chromosome 2, Brachypodium_distachyon_v3.0, whole genome shotgun sequence, one genomic interval encodes:
- the LOC100834710 gene encoding histone H3.2: protein MARTKQTARKSTGGKAPRKQLATKAARKSAPATGGVKKPHRFRPGTVALREIRKYQKSTELLIRKLPFQRLVREIAQDFKTDLRFQSSAVSALQEAAEAYLVGLFEDTNLCAIHAKRVTIMPKDIQLARRIRGERA, encoded by the coding sequence ATGGCCCGCACGAAGCAGACGGCGAGGAAGTCGACCGGCGGCAAGGCGCCGCGGAAGCAGCTGGCGACCAAGGCGGCGCGCAAGTCCGCCCCGGCCACAGGCGGCGTGAAGAAGCCccaccgcttccgcccgggtACCGTCGCGCTCCGGGAGATCCGCAAGTACCAGAAGAGCACGGAGCTGCTCATCCGCAAGCTGCCGTTCCAGCGCCTGGTGCGGGAGATCGCGCAGGACTTCAAGACGGACCTCCGCTTCCAGAGCTCCGCCGTCTCCGCGCTGCAGGAGGCCGCCGAGGCGTACCTCGTCGGGCTCTTCGAGGACACCAACCTCTGCGCCATCCACGCCAAGCGCGTCACCATCATGCCCAAGGACATCCAGCTCGCGCGCCGCATCCGTGGTGAGAGGGCGTAG
- the LOC100834106 gene encoding fructose-1,6-bisphosphatase, cytosolic — MDHAAEAQRTDLMTITRHALNEQGRHPESRGDFTILLSHIVLGCKFVASAVNKAGLAKLIGLAGVTNVQGEEQKKLDVLSNEVFVKALVSSGRTCVLVSEENEEAIFVDAPLRGKYCVCFDPLDGSSNIDCGVSIGTIFGIYMIKEKDNATLEDVLQPGTDMIAAGYCMYGSSCTLVLSTGNGVNGFTLDPSLGEFILTHPNIKIPKKGKIYSVNEGNAQNWDAPTAKFVEKCKFPQDGTSAKSLRYIGSMVADVHRTLLYGGIFLYPADKKSPNGKLRILYEVFPMSFLMEQAGGQAFTGKQRALELVPTEIHQRSPIFLGSYDDVEEMKSLYASESSTA, encoded by the exons ATGGATCacgcggcggaggcgcagcGGACGGACCTGATGACGATCACGCGGCACGCGCTGAACGAGCAGGGGCGGCACCCGGAGTCCCGGGGCGACTTCACCATCCTCCTCTCCCACATCGTCCTCGGCTGCAAGTTCGTCGCATCCGCCGTCAACAAGGCCGGCCTCGCCAAGCTCAtcggcctcgccggcgtcaCCAACGTCCAG GGAGAGGAGCAGAAGAAGCTGGATGTGCTGTCCAATGAAGTCTTTGTCAAGGCGCTCGTCAGCAGCGGCCGCACT TGTGTTCTCGTGTCCGAAGAGAACGAGGAGGCCATATTCGTCGATGCTCCCCTGCGTGGAAA GTATTGCGTCTGCTTTGATCCGTTGGATGGCTCCTCCAACATCGACTGCGGCGTCTCCATTGGAACA ATCTTTGGGATCTACATGATCAAAGAAAAGGACAACGCCACTTTGGAGGATGTACTGCAACCTGGAACTGACATGATTGCTGCTGGCTACTGCATGTATGGGAGTTCATGCACG CTTGTCCTAAGCACGGGAAATGGTGTAAATGGTTTCACTCTCGATCCTTCCCTTGGGGAGTTCATACTAACTCATCCGAACATAAAG ATaccaaagaaaggaaagatctATTCGGTCAATGAAGGGAATGCCCAAAACTGGGATGCGCCCACAGCAAA GTTTGTTGAGAAATGCAAGTTCCCCCAAGACGGTACATCAGCAAAATCCTTAAGATACATTGGAAG TATGGTTGCTGATGTCCACCGTACCCTGCTATATGGAGGCATATTTCTGTACCCTGCGGACAAAAAGAGCCCGAACGGGAAACTTCG TATTCTGTATGAAGTTTTTCCCATGTCATTCCTGATGGAGCAAGCTGGAGGCCAGGCTTTCACTGGCAAACAGCGG GCCCTTGAACTCGTTCCTACAGAGATCCATCAGAGGTCTCCGATATTCCTCGGGAGCTACGATGATGTGGAGGAGATGAAATCATTGTATGCTTCAGAGTCAAGCACGGCCTGA